Proteins encoded within one genomic window of Brassica rapa cultivar Chiifu-401-42 chromosome A09, CAAS_Brap_v3.01, whole genome shotgun sequence:
- the LOC103843502 gene encoding 1-aminocyclopropane-1-carboxylate oxidase homolog 3 isoform X1: METMKIASFDRVNELKAFDETKTGVKGLVDAGVSEVPRIFHHSSLKLSNPKPLSSDLQHLTTIPTFDLGGRVFEDETKRKNVVQGIKEASEKWGFFQVINHGVPLDLLEKMKDGVRGFHEQSPDVRKQYYVRDFSKKFMYLSNFDLFSSPAANWRDTFSCNIAPDPPKPEDLPEICRDVMLEYTKHVMTLGEFLFEILSEALGLDPNHLNEMDCSKGLLMLNHYYPPCPEPDLTLGTTQHSDTSFLTVLLPDQIEGLQVNREGYWFDVPHVPGALVINIGDLLQLVTNDKFISLEHRVLANRATQARVSIACFFTTGVRPNPRMYGPIRELVSEENPPRYRETTIRDYAAYYNAKGLDGTSALLHFKI, encoded by the exons ATGGAGACGATGAAGATAGCTTCATTCGATCGTGTCAACGAGCTTAAAGCCTTCGACGAGACCAAGACAGGTGTAAAAGGACTCGTAGACGCCGGAGTCTCAGAGGTTCCACGCATATTCCACCACTCATCTCTTAAACtatcaaaccctaaaccactTTCCTCTGACTTGCAACATCTCACAACGATCCCAACGTTTGATCTCGGAGGACGAGTCTTCGAGGACGAGACTAAGCGCAAGAACGTGGTTCAAGGGATTAAAGAGGCATCAGAGAAGTGGGGTTTCTTCCAGGTGATTAACCATGGCGTACCGCTTGATCTtttagagaagatgaaagatggagttcgtgggtTTCATGAGCAATCACCAGACGTGAGGAAACAATATTACGTGAGAGATTTCAGTAAAAAGTTTATGTATTTAAGTAACTTTGATCTCTTCAGCTCTCCAGCTGCTAACTGGAGAGATACTTTCTCTTGTAATATAGCTCCAGATCCTCCAAAACCAGAGGACTTGCCAGAGATTTGTAG GGATGTTATGTTGGAATACACAAAGCATGTGATGACTCTAGGAGAGTTTCTCTTTGAGATTTTATCAGAAGCTCTAGGGTTAGACCCTAACCATTTGAATGAGATGGATTGCTCAAAGGGTTTACTCATGCTTAACCATTACTACCCACCATGTCCAGAGCCTGACTTAACGTTAGGCACAACTCAGCATTCAGACACCTCTTTCCTTACAGTGCTTCTACCAGATCAGATTGAAGGTCTTCAAGTCAACCGTGAAGGGTATTGGTTTGATGTTCCTCACGTACCCGGTGCACTCGTTATCAACATAGGAGATCTTCTTCAG CTTGTAACAAACGACAAGTTCATTAGTTTGGAGCATCGTGTATTGGCAAATAGAGCCACACAAGCTCGAGTGTCCATCGCGTGTTTCTTCACCACTGGTGTAAGACCGAATCCTAGAATGTATGGACCCATAAGGGAGCTTGTGTCTGAAGAAAACCCTCCAAGGTACAGAGAGACAACCATTAGAGACTACGCTGCTTACTACAATGCTAAAGGACTTGATGGAACCTCTGCTTTGctccattttaaaatatga
- the LOC103843502 gene encoding 1-aminocyclopropane-1-carboxylate oxidase homolog 3 isoform X2, producing the protein METMKIASFDRVNELKAFDETKTGVKGLVDAGVSEVPRIFHHSSLKLSNPKPLSSDLQHLTTIPTFDLGGRVFEDETKRKNVVQGIKEASEKWGFFQVINHGVPLDLLEKMKDGVRGFHEQSPDVRKQYYVRDFSKKFMYLSNFDLFSSPAANWRDTFSCNIAPDPPKPEDLPEICRDVMLEYTKHVMTLGEFLFEILSEALGLDPNHLNEMDCSKGLLMLNHYYPPCPEPDLTLGTTQHSDTSFLTVLLPDQIEGLQVNREGYWFDVPHVPGALVINIGDLLQVGVFFDAACNKRQVH; encoded by the exons ATGGAGACGATGAAGATAGCTTCATTCGATCGTGTCAACGAGCTTAAAGCCTTCGACGAGACCAAGACAGGTGTAAAAGGACTCGTAGACGCCGGAGTCTCAGAGGTTCCACGCATATTCCACCACTCATCTCTTAAACtatcaaaccctaaaccactTTCCTCTGACTTGCAACATCTCACAACGATCCCAACGTTTGATCTCGGAGGACGAGTCTTCGAGGACGAGACTAAGCGCAAGAACGTGGTTCAAGGGATTAAAGAGGCATCAGAGAAGTGGGGTTTCTTCCAGGTGATTAACCATGGCGTACCGCTTGATCTtttagagaagatgaaagatggagttcgtgggtTTCATGAGCAATCACCAGACGTGAGGAAACAATATTACGTGAGAGATTTCAGTAAAAAGTTTATGTATTTAAGTAACTTTGATCTCTTCAGCTCTCCAGCTGCTAACTGGAGAGATACTTTCTCTTGTAATATAGCTCCAGATCCTCCAAAACCAGAGGACTTGCCAGAGATTTGTAG GGATGTTATGTTGGAATACACAAAGCATGTGATGACTCTAGGAGAGTTTCTCTTTGAGATTTTATCAGAAGCTCTAGGGTTAGACCCTAACCATTTGAATGAGATGGATTGCTCAAAGGGTTTACTCATGCTTAACCATTACTACCCACCATGTCCAGAGCCTGACTTAACGTTAGGCACAACTCAGCATTCAGACACCTCTTTCCTTACAGTGCTTCTACCAGATCAGATTGAAGGTCTTCAAGTCAACCGTGAAGGGTATTGGTTTGATGTTCCTCACGTACCCGGTGCACTCGTTATCAACATAGGAGATCTTCTTCAG GTTGGTGTTTTCTTTGATGCAGCTTGTAACAAACGACAAGTTCATTAG